The Streptomyces sp. ICC1 DNA window CCGCCGTGAAGCAGCGGAAGGAGCCCGCCGTCGGCTGGGTGACGACCAGTTTCTCGTCCTTGAGGACCGTGCCGCCGCCCACCGGTACGTCCGAGGACTTGAGCAGGGCCTTCTTCGTCGCGTCCGGGGCCGACGAGGCGGAGGAGGACGCGGCCCCGCTGGGCGCGCTGCCGCCCTCGGCCTTCGGCTTTTCCTCGGCTCCGCCGCACGCGGTGAGCACACCTCCTGCCAGGGCGCTCGCGCCGACAGCCAGGACAGTGCGCCGGGCGGTGCGGGTGGGGTCGCTCATGAGATCTCCTCGGGTAGTGCGGGGGCTGGCGAGAGGCATCCTGGCCTGCGACGGGCCTCAGGGAAACCCTGCCACGCGGCCGATCAGCCCTCCGGCGGCCAGGGAGCCAGTCGGGCGGGGCCGCCGGGGGTGCGTACGACCTCCCACACGCGGACCACGGCGTCCCGGTTCAACGGCCCGTGGACGTGGGGGTAGCGGGCTCCGGCCTCACCCTCCCGGCGGACCCGCGAGGTCAGGGCCGACTCGTCCAGTTCCACGGCGAGCAGGGTTCCCCGTACGCCGGTGTAGTGGGAGGCGGCGATCGCCAGGGCGGTCCCGGGATCCGCCGAACAGTGCACGAAACCCTCGGAGTCGAGCGAGGGCGGGGCGTACGGGGGGGCGGGGGCGGAGAACTGAGGGTCGACCGTGAGGCGTCGAACGCCCAGCGGTTCGGCGAGGGCACGCAGGGCGGGCTCGGAGAGCCTGATCCAGTTCTGGTCGGCACCCAGGGTGGCGGTGAGCCGCTTCTCGGAGGTGAAGCCGACCGCCGTGCGCTCCCCGGGCGGGGTGCGGAAGAAGCGGGCCGAGCAGCCCGCGGGTCCCGGCCGGACGGGGACGTAGAGAGGTCCGGCCGGGACGGGTTCGGAAGGCTCGGGGTCCTCGGGGTGTGCTGCCGTAGGCATGGTGTTCCTCCTGGTGGGGAGCGTGCGACGGCGCTCCGGCGGGACGGCCGGGGCGCGCTTCGGCGAAGGTATGCCCGTCGGCCGGGGATAGCCCCCTCCGCTGACGCATGTTTGACGCGCTTTCCCGGACCGCTGACGCGATGTTGACGGGGTCCTTGCGGAACCGGACGTCAGAGGTCGGAGAGCCGGGCCTCCTCCAGGTCCAGCGAGGGCTGGAGCCGGCGGCGGGTGGTGTCGCTGATGCGGTGGTCGTCGTAGAGGCGCTGGAGTTCGGCGGCCTCCTTGTCGATCAGGTCGCTGCGCAGCTGGCGGTAGACCTGGTCGGCGGACTCGTACGGTCCCTCGTCGTCGCC harbors:
- a CDS encoding Rieske (2Fe-2S) protein, translated to MSDPTRTARRTVLAVGASALAGGVLTACGGAEEKPKAEGGSAPSGAASSSASSAPDATKKALLKSSDVPVGGGTVLKDEKLVVTQPTAGSFRCFTAVCTHQGCLVNKVADGTIDCPCHGSKFKVADGAVAHGPATKPLAEQKITVSPAGEISLA
- a CDS encoding DUF952 domain-containing protein; this translates as MPTAAHPEDPEPSEPVPAGPLYVPVRPGPAGCSARFFRTPPGERTAVGFTSEKRLTATLGADQNWIRLSEPALRALAEPLGVRRLTVDPQFSAPAPPYAPPSLDSEGFVHCSADPGTALAIAASHYTGVRGTLLAVELDESALTSRVRREGEAGARYPHVHGPLNRDAVVRVWEVVRTPGGPARLAPWPPEG